Proteins encoded in a region of the Balaenoptera musculus isolate JJ_BM4_2016_0621 chromosome 5, mBalMus1.pri.v3, whole genome shotgun sequence genome:
- the IL2 gene encoding interleukin-2 has product MYKMQLLSCIALTLALVANGAPTSSSTENTKEQVKSLLLDLQLLLKEIKNYENLKLFRMLTFKFYMPKKATELKHLQCLAEELKPLEEVLNVAQSKTQNLTDIKDLMDNINRIVLTLKGSETRFTCEYDDETVTAVEFLKKWITFCQSIYSTMT; this is encoded by the exons ATGTACAAGATGCAACTCTTGTCTTGCATTGCACTAACTCTTGCACTTGTGGCAAACGGTGCACCTACTTCAAGCTCTACGGAGAACACAAAGGAACAAGTGAAGTCACTGCTGCTGGATTTACAGTTGCTTTTGAAGGAAATTAAG AATTACGAGAACCTCAAGCTCTTCAGGATGCtcacatttaaattttacatgCCCAAGAAG gCTACAGAATTGAAACATCTTCAGTGTCTAGCAGAAGAACTCAAGCCTCTGGAGGAGGTGCTAAATGTTGCTCAAAGCAAAACCCAGAACTTGACAGATATCAAGGATTTAATGGACAATATCAATAGAATAGTTTTGACACTAAAG GGATCTGAAACAAGATTCACATGTGAATATGACGATGAGACAGTAACCGCTGTAGAATTTCTGAAAAAATGGATTACCTTTTGTCAAAGCATCTACTCAACAATGACTTGA